The following are from one region of the Rhodopirellula sp. P2 genome:
- a CDS encoding class I SAM-dependent methyltransferase — protein sequence MKCRHCHHPLTLSFVDLGSAPPSNAYLTKESLLSPEKWFPLRVLVCDQCWLVQTEDFSNAEELFDSQYAYFSGFSTSWLAHSEKYVHEMIERFSLNQNSRVVEVAANDGYLLQYVQAAGVPCLGVEPTASTAQAAREKGIEVVERFFGVELATELAGQNKRADLTAANNVLAHVPDINDFVRGFSILLKDDGVATFEFPHLVKLVQESQFDTIYHEHFSYLSLTAVQSVFESNGLSVFDVQQLSTHGGSLRVFAQRADTGQRAKGPAVDEQLETEAKLGLATANFYLGFQQKTNQVKDEFIRFLIDAKKANKSVAAYGAAAKGNTLLNYAGIRPDLIQFVVDRNPAKQGKFMPGSRIPIVDEDKLRSTKPDYIVVLPWNLIDEIAIQLDYTRQWNAQLVSAIPNLRII from the coding sequence ATGAAATGCCGACATTGCCATCATCCGCTGACGCTTTCGTTTGTCGACTTGGGCAGCGCCCCGCCATCCAACGCCTATCTCACGAAGGAATCACTGCTATCGCCGGAAAAGTGGTTTCCGTTGCGTGTCTTGGTATGTGATCAATGTTGGTTGGTTCAAACCGAAGACTTCTCCAATGCAGAAGAGCTGTTTGATTCCCAGTACGCGTATTTCAGTGGTTTCTCAACCAGCTGGCTGGCGCACAGCGAAAAGTATGTTCACGAGATGATTGAGCGGTTCTCGCTCAACCAGAACAGTCGTGTTGTCGAGGTCGCCGCCAATGACGGTTACCTGCTTCAGTACGTTCAAGCGGCTGGTGTCCCCTGTCTCGGCGTCGAGCCCACGGCGAGCACTGCCCAGGCCGCTCGTGAAAAAGGGATAGAAGTCGTCGAGCGCTTTTTTGGTGTTGAACTCGCGACAGAACTTGCTGGACAAAACAAGCGAGCGGACCTCACCGCGGCGAACAATGTTCTCGCACATGTCCCCGATATCAACGACTTTGTGCGTGGCTTCAGCATCCTTCTCAAGGACGATGGCGTCGCGACCTTCGAATTCCCGCACTTGGTAAAGCTGGTACAGGAAAGTCAATTCGACACGATCTATCACGAACACTTTTCCTACCTCTCACTGACTGCCGTGCAATCGGTGTTCGAATCCAATGGCCTGAGCGTGTTTGATGTTCAGCAACTCAGCACACATGGAGGCAGCCTGCGTGTGTTCGCCCAGCGTGCAGACACGGGACAACGAGCAAAAGGTCCTGCGGTCGATGAACAGCTTGAAACAGAAGCAAAGCTTGGGCTCGCCACGGCCAATTTCTATCTCGGATTTCAACAGAAAACCAATCAGGTCAAAGACGAGTTCATTCGTTTCCTCATTGATGCCAAAAAGGCAAACAAAAGTGTGGCGGCCTACGGCGCTGCAGCCAAAGGGAACACGTTGCTGAACTATGCCGGCATTCGCCCCGACTTGATCCAGTTTGTTGTCGACCGCAATCCTGCAAAGCAAGGCAAGTTCATGCCTGGCAGCCGAATTCCAATTGTCGATGAAGATAAATTGCGTTCAACCAAACCCGACTACATCGTCGTCCTTCCTTGGAACCTCATCGACGAAATCGCAATACAACTCGACTACACGCGGCAGTGGAACGCCCAATTAGTGAGCGCCATCCCGAACCTGAGGATCATATGA
- a CDS encoding cephalosporin hydroxylase family protein, producing the protein MNPHEEFEQEVARNIESLGKDADLCALSRIWIREITRHNWAYNFKWLGRPAIQFPNDTWQVQELIWQCRPDVIIETGIAHGGSLIYSASMLALLDYTDAIENGEVLDPKLPKRRVVGIDIDIRSHNKEAIESHPMSNRIDMIEGSSVADEIVEQVKSKVKDTDRVLVLLDSNHTHDHVLAELNAYAPLVTSGSYCVAFDTIVEDMPEDFFGNRPWRPGNSPKSAVMEFVEQNPDFTIDKSIDHKLQISVAPCGYLRRK; encoded by the coding sequence ATGAATCCGCATGAAGAATTCGAACAAGAAGTTGCTCGCAATATCGAGTCCTTGGGGAAAGACGCTGACCTTTGCGCCTTGTCTCGTATTTGGATCCGTGAAATAACTCGTCACAACTGGGCGTACAACTTCAAGTGGCTTGGACGCCCGGCAATCCAATTCCCCAATGACACTTGGCAAGTCCAAGAACTCATTTGGCAATGCCGACCGGATGTGATCATCGAAACCGGAATCGCTCACGGCGGGTCGCTGATCTACAGCGCTTCCATGTTGGCACTTCTCGACTACACCGATGCGATTGAGAATGGTGAAGTGCTCGACCCGAAATTGCCAAAACGCCGAGTGGTTGGAATTGATATCGACATTCGGTCGCACAACAAGGAAGCGATCGAATCCCATCCAATGTCCAATCGAATCGATATGATTGAGGGGTCCAGCGTTGCTGACGAGATCGTCGAGCAGGTCAAATCAAAAGTGAAGGATACCGATCGAGTCCTTGTGCTGTTGGACAGCAACCACACTCATGACCACGTCCTCGCGGAATTGAACGCTTACGCTCCTCTGGTTACATCGGGAAGTTATTGCGTTGCGTTCGACACCATTGTGGAGGATATGCCAGAAGATTTCTTCGGCAATCGACCATGGCGCCCTGGAAACAGCCCAAAGTCGGCCGTCATGGAGTTTGTTGAGCAAAATCCCGACTTCACGATCGATAAATCGATCGACCACAAGCTGCAAATCTCTGTCGCGCCTTGTGGATATTTACGTCGAAAGTAG
- the rfbC gene encoding dTDP-4-dehydrorhamnose 3,5-epimerase, translating to MTNRFQIHTTPLEDLNVLERKPIGDHRGFLERMHCNADLEELLNGSTIVQINRTLTQQRGTVRGMHFQQPPHCEKKIISCLRGEIFDVAVDLRPDSETYLQWHGVTLSESNHLTFFIPEGFAHGFQTLTDDCELLYLHTAFYHAESEAGLDATDPDLAIDWPLELAQRSDRDNRLPKLDDGFNGIQL from the coding sequence ATGACCAATCGCTTTCAGATTCACACGACGCCACTCGAAGACTTGAATGTTCTTGAGCGAAAGCCGATCGGTGATCACCGTGGTTTCCTGGAACGAATGCATTGCAATGCGGACCTTGAAGAGCTACTCAATGGTTCCACGATCGTCCAAATCAACCGGACGCTCACTCAGCAACGCGGCACCGTTCGGGGAATGCATTTTCAACAGCCGCCTCATTGCGAAAAGAAGATCATCAGCTGCCTACGCGGTGAGATTTTTGATGTTGCCGTCGATTTGCGTCCTGACTCAGAAACGTATTTGCAGTGGCACGGAGTCACACTCAGCGAATCCAATCATCTTACATTCTTCATTCCGGAAGGATTCGCTCACGGGTTTCAAACTCTGACCGATGACTGTGAATTGCTGTATCTGCACACCGCGTTTTACCACGCAGAATCAGAAGCAGGTCTCGATGCGACGGACCCAGACTTGGCCATTGATTGGCCGCTGGAATTGGCCCAACGCTCTGACCGCGACAACCGCCTTCCGAAACTTGACGATGGTTTCAACGGAATCCAACTATGA
- a CDS encoding WbqC family protein, giving the protein MRTVVISQSMYFPWVGLLEQVRLADAFVHYDDVQYTRGSFSNRVQIKTASGVRWMTVPLKGHRLGQLIDEVQIDLSQNWQAKHLKLVADALKQCPFHHDAVELMKATFDESPQTIGELSRASILYLAKYFGLDKGTEFVHSDTLGTAGGGSQRVLELTQKLNGSVYITGHGAKNYMDFGLFEANSIEVRFMDYQCQAYPQQYGDFTPFVTGLDLVANCGREGTTHICSNTTHWKEFTDESA; this is encoded by the coding sequence ATGCGAACAGTTGTCATTTCGCAATCGATGTATTTCCCTTGGGTCGGCCTTCTGGAGCAAGTCCGGCTGGCGGATGCGTTCGTGCATTACGACGATGTGCAATACACTCGTGGCTCCTTTAGCAACCGAGTGCAAATAAAAACAGCGAGTGGCGTTCGATGGATGACAGTCCCATTGAAAGGCCATCGCCTTGGACAGTTGATCGACGAAGTGCAGATCGATTTGTCTCAAAATTGGCAGGCCAAACATCTGAAGCTTGTTGCAGACGCCCTCAAACAATGCCCATTCCACCACGATGCTGTCGAACTCATGAAAGCTACCTTTGATGAGTCTCCGCAAACGATTGGAGAGCTGTCTCGAGCATCGATTTTGTACCTAGCAAAGTACTTCGGTCTCGACAAAGGGACAGAATTCGTGCACTCCGATACCTTGGGCACTGCTGGGGGCGGTTCTCAGCGAGTGCTGGAGCTCACACAGAAACTCAACGGTAGCGTATACATCACTGGCCACGGTGCTAAAAACTACATGGATTTTGGCCTCTTCGAAGCCAACAGCATTGAAGTTCGCTTCATGGATTATCAATGTCAGGCTTATCCGCAACAATATGGTGACTTCACTCCGTTTGTGACCGGACTGGATCTCGTCGCCAATTGCGGCCGAGAAGGCACCACGCATATCTGCTCGAACACCACTCACTGGAAAGAGTTCACCGATGAATCCGCATGA
- a CDS encoding formyltransferase family protein, translating into MLRFGMIGSAGGSSFFSALDCMERSQTDVSATVVVNRACGLSDRCTEQSVPWTRIAYTNRQSFSSRCAEHFLGVGIRHVILFYDRLLQAAEFEAAGIQVFNIHPSLLPSFPGMNAVEQAYRHGVRMVGSTLHRIDEGVDTGPIEAQVCSHLTGAHGLGRVQTISYLQKTYLNLVWFDLLSNVQTRSGVECNLKLIDCTSHTLANPSVLERFNALCSLTLPDS; encoded by the coding sequence ATGCTGCGTTTCGGAATGATTGGGTCGGCAGGAGGAAGTTCTTTCTTCTCGGCATTGGACTGCATGGAAAGGAGTCAGACTGACGTCAGTGCGACGGTCGTTGTCAACCGAGCGTGTGGGCTATCTGACCGCTGCACGGAGCAATCGGTTCCGTGGACTAGAATCGCCTACACGAATCGTCAGTCATTCTCGTCTCGGTGCGCGGAGCATTTCCTCGGTGTTGGAATTCGGCATGTCATTCTTTTTTACGACCGACTGCTTCAGGCGGCTGAATTTGAGGCAGCAGGCATCCAGGTTTTCAACATCCACCCTTCGTTGCTACCATCATTCCCAGGGATGAATGCGGTGGAACAGGCCTATCGGCACGGTGTAAGAATGGTCGGCAGCACGCTTCATCGGATCGACGAAGGTGTGGACACGGGACCGATTGAGGCACAAGTTTGTAGTCATCTCACGGGGGCACACGGCTTGGGACGAGTGCAGACAATTAGCTACCTCCAGAAAACCTATCTTAACCTCGTTTGGTTTGATCTGCTCAGCAACGTTCAAACGAGAAGCGGTGTCGAGTGCAACCTCAAATTGATAGACTGCACAAGCCACACATTGGCGAACCCTTCAGTGCTTGAACGATTCAACGCACTTTGTTCTTTGACCCTTCCTGATAGCTAG
- a CDS encoding GDP-mannose 4,6-dehydratase: MDVSSTSKATFQASFWRDRSVLVTGATGLVGSWLVKRLLEAEADVICLIRDWTPNAEIARSGDLDRVTVVRGDICDQECLERVLGEHEVSTVMHLAAQTIVGIANRNPVSTFEANIGGTWKLMEACRRSPKVEQIVVASSDKAYGDAKVLPYTEETPLAGMHPYDVSKSCGDLIAQTYANTYNLPVCVTRCGNFYGGGDLNWNRIIPGTIRSVLRDEAPVIRSDGSFVRDYFYVEDGAAAYMHLAEQMAQRPELNGEAFNLSTEIQVSVLELVEQVLESLDSSLRPVVLGEASNEIQHQYLDASKARNLLNWQPDFALTEGLTRTIEWYEDYFQGNLKSRSTTTKAFSRSAVA, from the coding sequence ATGGATGTTTCCAGCACCAGCAAAGCAACATTTCAAGCAAGTTTCTGGCGAGACCGTTCGGTCTTGGTGACCGGTGCGACCGGGTTGGTTGGCAGTTGGTTGGTGAAGCGACTGCTCGAAGCGGAAGCCGATGTCATTTGCCTGATCCGTGACTGGACGCCCAATGCCGAGATCGCCCGAAGTGGAGACCTCGATCGAGTGACCGTTGTTCGCGGAGACATCTGCGACCAAGAATGCTTGGAACGTGTTTTGGGTGAGCACGAGGTTTCGACCGTCATGCACTTGGCAGCCCAAACCATTGTTGGGATTGCCAACCGCAATCCGGTTTCAACCTTTGAAGCCAACATTGGCGGAACCTGGAAGTTGATGGAAGCTTGCCGCCGCAGCCCCAAGGTGGAGCAAATTGTCGTGGCCTCATCCGACAAGGCGTACGGGGACGCGAAAGTGCTGCCCTACACCGAAGAAACACCTCTGGCGGGAATGCACCCGTATGACGTCAGCAAGTCCTGTGGCGATTTGATCGCACAAACCTATGCGAACACTTACAACCTGCCGGTCTGCGTGACCCGCTGCGGCAACTTTTATGGTGGCGGCGATCTGAATTGGAACCGGATCATCCCGGGCACCATTCGATCCGTCTTGCGTGACGAGGCACCCGTCATCCGCTCCGACGGTTCGTTTGTACGCGACTACTTTTACGTGGAAGACGGCGCAGCCGCTTACATGCACCTAGCGGAGCAAATGGCTCAGCGACCCGAACTCAATGGCGAAGCCTTCAATCTCTCCACGGAGATTCAAGTCTCAGTCTTGGAATTGGTCGAACAGGTGCTTGAGTCGCTGGACTCATCGCTTCGCCCTGTTGTGTTAGGGGAAGCATCCAATGAAATCCAGCACCAATACTTAGACGCGAGCAAAGCTCGGAACTTGTTGAACTGGCAGCCTGATTTCGCTCTGACTGAAGGATTGACCAGGACCATTGAGTGGTACGAAGACTACTTCCAAGGCAACTTGAAGTCACGATCCACGACGACCAAAGCTTTTTCAAGATCCGCAGTCGCGTAA
- a CDS encoding glycine--tRNA ligase translates to MDALVSLCKRRGFLFQSSEIYGGVQGFWDYGPLGVELKRNLKDAWWHDMISGHNELVTPAGAPSTFEMVGLDCTIIMHPQVWKCSGHYDLFHDHMVDCRESKKRYRFDQVRGRFVEYQDKKIFVSTLAEIEQEEDEVRRRGMKFFKLRAKNADELTIEKESLTLDKLDSTDNVLAPDAKTLGTLTEPREFNLMFKTTLGALGGEEDTTFLRPETAQGIFVNFKNVVDSSRVRIPFGIGQTGKSFRNEITPRNFTFRSREFEQMEIEFFCHPDQSQEWYRYWRDRRMAWYIGLGLSSESLIMREHHTEELAHYSVGTADIEYAFPFLPEGEYGELEGIAHRGDFDLRSHMEGKLDPSTNPMTVELNEHGKPKYRGSGKDLAYRDDITNEKFVPHVVEPSAGADRAALAFLCEAYTEDEAPDENGKMQTRTVMKLDPRLAPIKAAVFPLVKKDGMPEVAQEIYGALKEHYNVFYDAKGAVGRRYRRQDEAGTPYCITVDGDSLKDKTVTIRDRDSLEQTRVKIDDVVSEIQSRMKAST, encoded by the coding sequence ATGGACGCCCTGGTGTCGTTGTGCAAACGACGCGGTTTTCTTTTCCAATCCAGCGAAATTTATGGCGGTGTCCAAGGCTTCTGGGACTACGGGCCGCTGGGAGTGGAGCTGAAACGCAACCTCAAGGATGCGTGGTGGCACGACATGATCTCGGGCCACAACGAATTGGTGACGCCCGCTGGTGCTCCCTCGACCTTCGAAATGGTCGGCCTGGATTGCACGATCATCATGCACCCACAAGTCTGGAAGTGCAGCGGTCACTACGATTTGTTCCACGATCACATGGTGGATTGTCGCGAATCGAAGAAACGCTATCGCTTTGATCAGGTGCGTGGCCGATTCGTGGAATACCAGGACAAGAAAATTTTCGTTTCAACGCTCGCCGAAATCGAGCAAGAAGAAGACGAAGTGCGTCGTCGCGGGATGAAATTCTTCAAACTTCGCGCCAAGAACGCGGACGAACTGACCATCGAAAAGGAATCGCTGACGCTGGACAAGCTCGATTCGACGGACAATGTCCTGGCTCCCGATGCGAAAACACTCGGAACGCTGACCGAGCCTCGTGAATTCAACTTGATGTTCAAAACCACCTTGGGTGCGTTGGGCGGCGAGGAGGACACGACCTTCCTGCGTCCAGAGACCGCGCAAGGGATCTTCGTCAACTTCAAAAACGTCGTCGACAGCTCACGCGTCCGCATTCCGTTTGGAATTGGCCAAACGGGCAAGAGCTTCCGCAACGAAATCACGCCGCGTAACTTCACGTTCCGCTCGCGTGAATTCGAACAAATGGAAATCGAGTTTTTCTGCCATCCTGATCAATCCCAGGAGTGGTACCGGTACTGGCGAGATCGCCGGATGGCTTGGTACATCGGGCTCGGTTTGTCCAGTGAATCGCTGATCATGCGAGAGCACCACACCGAGGAATTGGCTCACTACAGCGTCGGTACAGCCGACATTGAGTACGCGTTCCCATTCTTGCCCGAAGGCGAATACGGCGAACTGGAAGGAATCGCTCACCGGGGCGACTTCGATCTCCGCAGCCACATGGAAGGCAAGCTCGATCCGTCAACCAATCCGATGACGGTCGAACTGAATGAGCACGGAAAACCGAAGTATCGCGGCAGCGGCAAAGACCTTGCCTACCGTGACGACATCACGAACGAAAAATTCGTGCCGCACGTGGTCGAACCCTCCGCAGGTGCGGACCGGGCCGCCCTCGCATTCCTGTGCGAAGCCTACACCGAAGACGAAGCACCGGACGAAAACGGCAAGATGCAAACTCGGACGGTCATGAAATTGGACCCGCGATTGGCTCCGATCAAGGCCGCTGTGTTCCCACTCGTCAAGAAAGATGGGATGCCAGAAGTCGCCCAGGAAATCTATGGCGCGCTCAAGGAACACTACAACGTGTTCTACGACGCAAAGGGGGCGGTCGGTCGACGGTACCGTCGTCAGGACGAAGCCGGAACGCCGTACTGCATCACCGTCGATGGTGATTCGCTGAAGGACAAAACCGTCACAATTCGCGACCGCGACTCGCTGGAACAAACCCGCGTCAAGATCGACGACGTTGTCTCCGAGATCCAGTCGCGAATGAAAGCGTCCACCTGA
- a CDS encoding glycosyltransferase family 2 protein, with the protein MIISLIIPTRERVEYLKESIQTALRVKDDQFEIIVSDNASNDTTQEVIASIQDSRLKYVNTGERVSMRQNFEFSLQQCSGDYVIYIGDDDCFLADQFPFLRRILEQHTPDALSWDRPTYGWPITGYGKHTGSVKFQRNSLYGEIEKIDCDESKQRLLACNLGALGPKPAIYHGCISRRFLRSIETSEGVCFASSNPDVYVTYQAVLQNANAMHVAHPFTLNGYSPASTGGAHHSFKTGDPRRQPAHLWRKETKQDPLCDVLGCTLTVPHAFFSTLETIRTNSPREIEKPDYRAWYHYVLNSPRPDDYETQRMLAENIAAYAEQTGTQKELAEAGDTTVAVAGKIKKYSQRIEKLRTMMHRKRISAEIDGKNNALTAALTYDRVLGDDYAGILDGSRSRSLCWKAAMQRSRETQSIARAA; encoded by the coding sequence GTGATCATTAGCCTCATCATTCCGACTCGAGAACGAGTTGAATATCTCAAGGAATCCATTCAAACTGCCCTCCGAGTCAAAGACGACCAGTTCGAAATCATCGTCAGCGACAATGCTAGCAATGACACCACGCAAGAAGTCATTGCCTCCATCCAAGATTCTCGATTGAAGTACGTCAACACTGGCGAACGAGTCTCCATGCGACAGAACTTCGAGTTCTCGCTCCAGCAATGCAGCGGCGACTACGTGATCTACATAGGTGACGATGACTGTTTCTTGGCAGATCAGTTCCCCTTTCTTCGTCGCATTCTAGAGCAACACACTCCCGATGCTCTGAGCTGGGATCGGCCCACGTATGGCTGGCCCATCACCGGATACGGCAAACACACGGGAAGTGTCAAATTTCAACGAAATAGCCTCTACGGCGAAATCGAGAAAATCGACTGCGACGAATCTAAACAGCGACTTCTGGCTTGCAATCTCGGTGCATTGGGCCCCAAGCCTGCCATCTACCACGGGTGTATTTCGCGGCGTTTCCTTCGCAGTATCGAAACTTCGGAAGGAGTTTGCTTTGCGAGCAGCAACCCGGATGTCTACGTGACTTATCAAGCGGTTCTACAAAACGCAAACGCTATGCATGTAGCTCACCCATTTACACTCAACGGATACAGTCCCGCTAGCACGGGTGGAGCACATCATTCCTTTAAAACCGGGGATCCGCGACGCCAACCCGCTCATTTGTGGCGAAAGGAGACCAAACAGGATCCGTTATGCGACGTCCTCGGCTGTACCTTAACGGTACCGCACGCGTTTTTCTCAACCCTGGAAACCATCCGCACAAATTCACCTCGCGAAATTGAGAAGCCTGACTACCGTGCCTGGTATCACTACGTTCTCAACTCGCCTCGGCCGGACGACTACGAAACCCAGCGAATGCTGGCAGAAAACATCGCTGCATACGCCGAACAGACAGGAACCCAAAAGGAACTCGCCGAAGCGGGGGACACAACTGTCGCCGTCGCCGGCAAAATTAAAAAATACAGCCAGCGGATAGAAAAACTTCGCACGATGATGCATCGCAAACGGATCTCGGCGGAAATCGATGGCAAGAACAACGCGCTGACTGCTGCGTTGACCTACGATCGCGTGCTGGGGGATGACTACGCCGGAATCCTGGACGGGAGTCGTTCCCGCAGTCTTTGTTGGAAAGCCGCCATGCAACGTAGTCGCGAAACGCAATCGATCGCCCGAGCCGCCTGA
- the rfbF gene encoding glucose-1-phosphate cytidylyltransferase — protein MSIVLLAGGLGTRLQEETTSRPKPMVEIGGRPILWHIMKHFAHHGQDEFHIACGYMGDFIKNYFLDQYNLSGDLSIDFGRNVVARKETEAENWRVNLFDTGIDTQTGGRLLRLKSRLDSGTFILTYGDGVSDVNVAELLDFHRSHGRLATVTAVRPPARFGGLIMNGDFVDHFTEKPVSGEGWINGGFLVLEPGIFDYLSSDRDSLEADALERVAADGQLAAYRHDGFWQCMDTLRDKHYLQRLWDEGRAPWCTWGSDVQEPRLRIGPTKAKAA, from the coding sequence ATGTCGATCGTATTGCTTGCCGGTGGACTCGGCACAAGGCTTCAGGAAGAAACCACCAGTCGCCCCAAACCCATGGTCGAGATCGGAGGGCGCCCGATCTTGTGGCACATCATGAAGCACTTCGCCCATCATGGCCAAGACGAGTTCCATATCGCTTGTGGATACATGGGCGACTTCATCAAGAACTACTTTCTCGATCAGTACAACCTTTCGGGCGATCTGTCGATCGATTTCGGCCGCAATGTGGTCGCCCGCAAAGAAACCGAGGCGGAGAACTGGCGTGTCAATCTGTTCGACACGGGAATCGACACCCAAACCGGCGGTCGCCTGCTGCGATTGAAGTCTCGCTTGGATTCCGGAACCTTCATACTGACCTACGGCGATGGTGTCAGCGATGTGAATGTGGCGGAGTTACTGGACTTCCATCGATCGCACGGCCGATTGGCAACCGTCACCGCCGTTCGACCTCCCGCGAGATTTGGCGGATTGATCATGAATGGCGACTTCGTCGATCACTTCACTGAAAAGCCTGTTTCGGGTGAGGGTTGGATCAACGGTGGGTTCTTGGTCCTCGAGCCAGGCATCTTTGACTACTTGTCATCCGATCGCGACAGCCTGGAAGCGGATGCGTTGGAGCGAGTAGCAGCGGATGGTCAATTGGCTGCGTACCGTCACGACGGGTTCTGGCAGTGCATGGACACTCTCCGCGACAAGCACTATTTGCAGCGATTGTGGGATGAAGGTCGCGCACCATGGTGCACATGGGGAAGCGATGTGCAAGAGCCTCGGTTGCGAATTGGGCCTACCAAAGCCAAGGCCGCCTAG
- a CDS encoding DegT/DnrJ/EryC1/StrS family aminotransferase, producing the protein MKPRIHYTKPSITDLEVRYATDAAENGWGAKCYGYISRFEQAFREHLGVDYAIATSSCTGAIHMGLAALGIGPGDEVILADTNWIATVAPIVHLGATPVFVDVLKDSWCIDPEKAEGAITSKTKAIVAVHLYGNVCDMQSLCDLGKRKNLPIIEDSAEAIGSQHRGRRAGSIGHFGTFSFHGTKTLTTGEGGMFVTNDADLYETVLTLSNHGRSRSQTKQFWPDMVGFKYKMSNIQAAIGCAQMERIDSLISRKREIMSAYRTELSDLDWISLNPEDEGTVNGAWMPSIVCTPESGITSELLAERFRAENVDARVFFHPLSSLDFFENQPQNVNSYDLPKRSFNLPSYHDIELADIQRVASIVRNLHAGA; encoded by the coding sequence ATGAAACCTAGGATCCACTACACCAAACCATCCATCACAGATCTCGAGGTGCGATACGCGACAGACGCAGCCGAGAACGGCTGGGGCGCGAAGTGCTACGGATACATCAGTCGCTTCGAACAGGCGTTCCGAGAACATCTCGGTGTGGACTACGCCATTGCGACGTCCAGTTGCACCGGGGCGATCCACATGGGACTGGCGGCACTGGGAATTGGACCAGGCGACGAAGTGATCCTTGCCGACACCAATTGGATCGCCACTGTCGCACCGATCGTTCACTTGGGGGCAACACCAGTCTTTGTCGATGTTTTGAAAGACTCTTGGTGCATCGACCCTGAAAAGGCAGAGGGTGCAATCACCAGCAAGACGAAAGCAATTGTCGCTGTGCATTTGTACGGCAACGTTTGCGATATGCAGTCTTTGTGTGATTTGGGGAAACGCAAGAACCTCCCCATCATCGAAGACTCGGCCGAGGCAATTGGTTCGCAACACCGTGGCCGCCGAGCAGGAAGCATTGGGCATTTTGGAACGTTTTCGTTTCATGGGACGAAAACACTGACCACTGGTGAGGGCGGTATGTTTGTGACCAACGATGCTGACTTGTACGAGACAGTGTTGACGCTTTCCAATCACGGGCGTTCTCGCTCGCAGACCAAGCAGTTTTGGCCTGACATGGTCGGCTTCAAATACAAGATGTCAAACATTCAAGCGGCAATCGGATGCGCACAAATGGAACGCATTGATTCGCTCATCAGTCGCAAACGCGAAATCATGTCCGCGTACCGGACCGAACTATCGGACTTGGACTGGATCTCGCTGAACCCCGAGGACGAAGGCACGGTCAATGGAGCCTGGATGCCATCCATCGTCTGCACTCCGGAATCAGGCATCACCAGCGAACTGCTCGCCGAACGATTCCGCGCCGAGAACGTTGATGCTAGAGTGTTTTTTCATCCCCTTAGCAGCCTCGATTTCTTCGAGAATCAACCCCAGAACGTCAACTCATACGACCTGCCGAAACGCTCCTTCAACCTTCCCAGCTATCACGATATTGAGCTCGCTGACATCCAGCGTGTCGCATCGATTGTCCGAAACCTACATGCTGGTGCCTGA